A stretch of Cicer arietinum cultivar CDC Frontier isolate Library 1 chromosome 5, Cicar.CDCFrontier_v2.0, whole genome shotgun sequence DNA encodes these proteins:
- the LOC101511672 gene encoding fatty acid elongase 3-like: MQEIYTKSQTSSMIEFIRENLKYWLLEHPSIVSFRWSPTQSWGSTWWFLISAIFFYIATAVTIHVILKLCRWKRPVPLGLLPAIHSLSMSLISVTIFIGMFFSAEAEVRDTRWLWQRTRTTPFEWLLCFPLGNFHMVLFGCNLACHVGVLMLHYSRGGCNGIGAWVFNSMLNVLILLHFLKSYVDTQWQKKDVMGTSSSKREDGTVQPIKS, translated from the exons ATGCAAGAAATTTACACGAAGTCACAAACATCTTCAATGATCGAGTTCATAAGGGAGAACCTGAAATATTGGCTGCTAGAGCACCCATCGATTGTATCTTTCAGGTGGAGTCCTACCCAATCATGGGGCTCCACGTGGTGGTTTCTCATCTCAGCTATCTTTTTTTACATCGCAACCGCAGTAACAATCCACGTCATCCTCAAACTATGTCGTTGGAAGCGTCCCGTTCCGTTGGGCCTACTTCCCGCAATTCACAGTCTCTCCATGTCGTTAATCTCCGTAACAATATTCATCGGCATGTTTTTCTCCGCCGAAGCTGAGGTTCGGGACACTCGTTGGCTTTGGCAACGAACCCGAACCACACCGTTTGAATGGTTACTTTGTTTTCCTTTAG GGAATTTCCATATGGTGTTGTTTGGTTGCAATTTGGCGTGTCATGTTGGAGTACTTATGTTGCATTACTCTAGAGGAGGGTGTAATGGAATTGGAGCATGGGTTTTTAATTCTATGTTGAATGTTTTAATTCTTTTGCATTTTTTGAAGTCCTATGTCGATACACAATGGCAGAAGAAGGATGTCATGGGTACCTCTTCTTCCAAACGCGAGGACGGAACGGTTCAACCGATTAAATCTTGA
- the LOC101511345 gene encoding pathogenesis-related thaumatin-like protein 3.5 — MALSTNSKISQLLFLLPLLLGNVALGTVFTIENHCNNTIWPGTLSGNGAALLGDGGFSLPPGSSVQLTAASGWSGRFWGRTGCNFDGAGNGNCITGDCAGGMNCNGGGTPPVTLAEFTIGSGNEDKDFYDVSLVDGYNVGMGIRATGGTGDCQYAGCVADLNGNCPAELQVTEEGGSVVACKSACAAFNTAEFCCTGEHSSPQSCSPTKYSEMFKSACPSAYSYAYDDASSTCTCSGSDYHITFCPTASS, encoded by the exons ATGGCACTTTCTACTAACTCAAAAATATCTCAACTCCTCTTCCTTTTACCGCTTCTACTAG GTAATGTAGCTTTGGGGACAGTGTTTACAATAGAAAACCATTGCAACAACACAATCTGGCCGGGAACACTTTCCGGCAATGGCGCTGCTCTCCTCGGCGACGGAGGATTTTCCCTGCCGCCGGGATCATCTGTTCAGCTCACCGCTGCGTCGGGATGGTCAGGACGATTCTGGGGTCGAACCGGCTGCAACTTCGACGGTGCCGGTAACGGGAATTGCATCACCGGAGACTGCGCCGGAGGAATGAATTGCAACGGGGGAGGTACCCCGCCGGTGACGTTGGCGGAGTTTACGATCGGAAGCGGAAACGAAGACAAAGATTTCTATGATGTGAGTTTGGTGGACGGTTACAATGTTGGGATGGGGATAAGGGCAACCGGAGGAACCGGTGATTGTCAGTATGCGGGGTGTGTTGCGGATTTGAATGGTAACTGTCCGGCGGAATTGCAGGTAACGGAGGAAGGGGGTTCGGTGGTGGCGTGTAAGAGTGCGTGTGCGGCGTTTAATACGGCGGAGTTTTGCTGCACCGGCGAACATTCGAGTCCGCAGAGTTGTAGTCCGACGAAGTATTCGGAGATGTTTAAGAGTGCGTGTCCTTCTGCGTACAGTTATGCTTACGATGACGCTTCAAGCACTTGCACATGTTCTGGTTCCGATTATCATATCACTTTTTGTCCAACTGCTTCATCCTAG
- the LOC101510815 gene encoding uncharacterized protein isoform X2, with protein sequence MALMIRRSSCLNLKLRFAVVVLEIILILALVESHTTKPHEDQNQWGGFERNTGNIASHSCIHDQILEQRKRPGRKVYSVTPQVYEPGLLKPLKHKGRTILEVSTSSGHQKDAKEPIRIFLNYDAVGHSPDRDCRKVGDIVKLGEPPTTSLLGSPTCNPHGNPPIVGDCWYNCTSEDISGEDKKHRLRKALGQTADWFRRALAVEHVKGNLRLSGYSACGQDGGVQLPRGYIDEGVPDADLVLLVTTRPTTGNTLAWAVACERDQWGRAIAGHVNVAPRHLTAEAETLLSATLIHEVMHVLGFDPHAFAHFRDERKRRRDQVTEQVMDEKLGRTVNRVVLPRVVMHSRYHYAAFSGNFTGLELEDGGGRGTSGSHWEKRLLMNEIMTGSVDTRSVVSKMTLALLEDSGWYKANYSMADRLDWGRNQGTEFVTSPCNNWKGAYHCNTTQFSGCTYNREAEGYCPILTYSGDLPQWARYFPQANKGGQSSLADYCTYFVAYSDGSCTDTNSARAPDRMLGEVRGSNSRCMASSLVRTGFVRGSMTQGNGCYQHRCINNSLEVAVDGDWKVCPRAGGSIQFPGFNGDLICPAYSELCNSDPVSVSGQCPNSCNFNGDCVDERCHCFLGFHGHDCSRRSCPSNCNSNGMCLSNGICECKTGYTGIDCSTAVCDEQCSLHGGVCDNGVCEFRCSDYAGYTCQNSSMLLSSLSVCKNVLGNDVSGQHCAPSEPSILQQLEEVVVMPNYNRLFPGGARKLFNIFGSTYCDEAAKRLACWISIQKCDKDGDNRLRVCHSACQSYNIACGASLDCSDQTLFSSEGEGEGQCTGFGETKLSWFNRMRSGFSLRSSPLKGISVRYRQL encoded by the exons ATGGCGCTAATGATTCGGCGCTCTTCATGTTTAAATTTAAAGCTTCGATTCGCTGTAGTTGTTTTGGAG ATCATATTGATATTGGCATTGGTGGAATCCCACACCACAAAGCCCCATGAAGACCAAAATCAATGGGGAGGTTTTGAAAGGAATACAGGGAACATTGCTTCACACTCTTGCATACATGACCAGATTCTTGAACAGAGGAAGCGTCCTGGTCGTAAGGTTTATTCAGTTACCCCACAGGTTTACGAGCCTGGTCTCTTGAAGCCCCTTAAGCATAAAGGTAGGACAATACTTGAAGTGTCAACATCATCAGGGCATCAAAAGGATGCAAAGGAACCTATTAGGATATTTCTAAATTATGATGCTGTTGGCCACTCCCCTGACAGAGACTGTCGAAAAGTTGGTGATATTGTCAAA CTTGGAGAGCCTCCCACAACTTCTCTTCTTGGTTCCCCTACTTGCAATCCTCATGGTAACCCTCCAATCGTTGGTGATTGTTGGTATAACTGCACTTCTGAAGATATCTCAGGAGAGGACAAAAAGCATCGCCTTCGTAAG GCATTAGGTCAGACAGCTGACTGGTTTAGGAGAGCATTGGCTGTTGAGCATGTCAAGGGGAACTTGCGGTTAAGTGGATATTCTGCATGTGGACAAGATGGAGGCGTGCAGCTTCCCCGTGGATATATTGATG AGGGTGTTCCTGATGCCGACTTAGTTCTTTTGGTAACTACAAGACCTACAACTGGAAATACACTGGCATGGGCAGTGGCATGTGAACGGGATCAATGGGGCCGTGCTATAGCTG GACATGTGAATGTTGCTCCTCGCCATTTGACTGCTGAGGCGGAGACTTTGCTTTCAGCTACTCTAATACACGAG GTTATGCATGTTCTTGGTTTTGATCCGCACGCCTTTGCTCATTTTAGAGATGAAAGGAAAAGACGGCGTGATCAG GTTACCGAGCAAGTAATGGATGAAAAGCTTGGACGGACGGTCAATCGAGTGGTGCTTCCTCGCGTTGTCATGCATTCGCGATATCATTATGCG GCATTCTCTGGAAATTTTACTGGTTTAGAACTGGAAGATGGGGGAGGACGCGGCACATCAG GGTCTCACTGGGAGAAAAGGCTTCTGATGAATGAGATTATGACCGGTTCCGTGGATACAAGATCTGTAGTTTCAAAAATGACTTTGGCTCTCTTAGAAGATAGTGGATGGTACAAAGCCAATTATAGCATGGCAGACCGTCTTGATTGGGGTCGCAACCAAGGTACTGAATTTGTTACCTCCCCTTGCAATAACTGGAAGGGAGCTTACCATTGCAACACAACACAGTTTTCTGGCTGTACATATAACAGAGAGGCAGAGGGATACTGCCCGATCCTAACATATAGTGGAGACCTCCCTCAGTGGGCGCGATATTTTCCACAAGCTAATAAAG GTGGACAATCCTCATTGGCTGATTATTGCACTTATTTTGTTGCATACTCTGATGGGTCATGTACAGACACTAACAGTGCACGAGCACCTGATAGAATGCTTGGTGAAGTCAGAGGAAGTAACTCTAG ATGTATGGCCTCATCATTAGTGCGCACAGGATTTGTACGAGGTTCTATGACCCAGGGAAATGGTTGTTATCAGCACAGATGTATAAACAATTCTTTAGAG GTTGCTGTGGACGGTGACTGGAAAGTCTGTCCTCGTGCTGGTGGATCCATTCAGTTCCCTGGATTTAATG GCGACTTAATTTGCCCTGCATATTCCGAGCTCTGTAACTCTGACCCAGTATCAGTGTCTGGCCAATGTCCCAATTCATGTAATTTCAATGGAGATTGTGTTGATGAAAGATGCCACTGCTTTCTGGGATTTCATGGTCATGATTGCAGTAGAC GTTCCTGCCCCAGCAATTGCAATAGCAATGGCATGTGCCTTTCCAATGGGATTTGTGAATGTAAAACTGGCTACACCGGCATTGACTGTTCGACTG CTGTGTGTGATGAACAATGCAGCCTTCATGGTGGGGTTTGTGATAATGGAGTTTGTGAATTCCGTTGTTCTGACTATGCCGGATACACGTGCCAGAACAGCTCCATGCTATTATCTAGTCTCTCAGTATGCAAAAATGTACTGGGAAATGATGTATCTGGACAGCATTGTGCACCCAGCGAGCCTAGCATACTACAGCAGTTGGAAGAAGTGGTTGTCATGCCCAACTATAACCGGTTATTCCCTGGGGGGGCTAGGaagttatttaatatatttggtAGCACCTATTGTGACGAGGCTGCTAAACGGCTTGCCTGCTGG ATCTCAATCCAGAAGTGTGACAAGGATGGAGACAACAGGCTTCGGGTATGCCACTCTGCATGCCAATCTTATAATATAGCATGTGGAGCTTCACTTGACTGCTCTGACCAAACCCTCTTCAGCAGTGAGGGTGAGGGGGAGGGTCAGTGCACTGGCTTCGGGGAGACGAAATTGTCATGGTTTAATCGCATGCGAAGTGGTTTTTCTTTGAGAAGTAGTCCCTTGAAAGGAATATCTGTAAGATATAGGCAGCTTTAA
- the LOC101510815 gene encoding uncharacterized protein isoform X1 — protein sequence MGRGIEKIILILALVESHTTKPHEDQNQWGGFERNTGNIASHSCIHDQILEQRKRPGRKVYSVTPQVYEPGLLKPLKHKGRTILEVSTSSGHQKDAKEPIRIFLNYDAVGHSPDRDCRKVGDIVKLGEPPTTSLLGSPTCNPHGNPPIVGDCWYNCTSEDISGEDKKHRLRKALGQTADWFRRALAVEHVKGNLRLSGYSACGQDGGVQLPRGYIDEGVPDADLVLLVTTRPTTGNTLAWAVACERDQWGRAIAGHVNVAPRHLTAEAETLLSATLIHEVMHVLGFDPHAFAHFRDERKRRRDQVTEQVMDEKLGRTVNRVVLPRVVMHSRYHYAAFSGNFTGLELEDGGGRGTSGSHWEKRLLMNEIMTGSVDTRSVVSKMTLALLEDSGWYKANYSMADRLDWGRNQGTEFVTSPCNNWKGAYHCNTTQFSGCTYNREAEGYCPILTYSGDLPQWARYFPQANKGGQSSLADYCTYFVAYSDGSCTDTNSARAPDRMLGEVRGSNSRCMASSLVRTGFVRGSMTQGNGCYQHRCINNSLEVAVDGDWKVCPRAGGSIQFPGFNGDLICPAYSELCNSDPVSVSGQCPNSCNFNGDCVDERCHCFLGFHGHDCSRRSCPSNCNSNGMCLSNGICECKTGYTGIDCSTAVCDEQCSLHGGVCDNGVCEFRCSDYAGYTCQNSSMLLSSLSVCKNVLGNDVSGQHCAPSEPSILQQLEEVVVMPNYNRLFPGGARKLFNIFGSTYCDEAAKRLACWISIQKCDKDGDNRLRVCHSACQSYNIACGASLDCSDQTLFSSEGEGEGQCTGFGETKLSWFNRMRSGFSLRSSPLKGISVRYRQL from the exons atggGGAGGGGGATAGAGAAG ATCATATTGATATTGGCATTGGTGGAATCCCACACCACAAAGCCCCATGAAGACCAAAATCAATGGGGAGGTTTTGAAAGGAATACAGGGAACATTGCTTCACACTCTTGCATACATGACCAGATTCTTGAACAGAGGAAGCGTCCTGGTCGTAAGGTTTATTCAGTTACCCCACAGGTTTACGAGCCTGGTCTCTTGAAGCCCCTTAAGCATAAAGGTAGGACAATACTTGAAGTGTCAACATCATCAGGGCATCAAAAGGATGCAAAGGAACCTATTAGGATATTTCTAAATTATGATGCTGTTGGCCACTCCCCTGACAGAGACTGTCGAAAAGTTGGTGATATTGTCAAA CTTGGAGAGCCTCCCACAACTTCTCTTCTTGGTTCCCCTACTTGCAATCCTCATGGTAACCCTCCAATCGTTGGTGATTGTTGGTATAACTGCACTTCTGAAGATATCTCAGGAGAGGACAAAAAGCATCGCCTTCGTAAG GCATTAGGTCAGACAGCTGACTGGTTTAGGAGAGCATTGGCTGTTGAGCATGTCAAGGGGAACTTGCGGTTAAGTGGATATTCTGCATGTGGACAAGATGGAGGCGTGCAGCTTCCCCGTGGATATATTGATG AGGGTGTTCCTGATGCCGACTTAGTTCTTTTGGTAACTACAAGACCTACAACTGGAAATACACTGGCATGGGCAGTGGCATGTGAACGGGATCAATGGGGCCGTGCTATAGCTG GACATGTGAATGTTGCTCCTCGCCATTTGACTGCTGAGGCGGAGACTTTGCTTTCAGCTACTCTAATACACGAG GTTATGCATGTTCTTGGTTTTGATCCGCACGCCTTTGCTCATTTTAGAGATGAAAGGAAAAGACGGCGTGATCAG GTTACCGAGCAAGTAATGGATGAAAAGCTTGGACGGACGGTCAATCGAGTGGTGCTTCCTCGCGTTGTCATGCATTCGCGATATCATTATGCG GCATTCTCTGGAAATTTTACTGGTTTAGAACTGGAAGATGGGGGAGGACGCGGCACATCAG GGTCTCACTGGGAGAAAAGGCTTCTGATGAATGAGATTATGACCGGTTCCGTGGATACAAGATCTGTAGTTTCAAAAATGACTTTGGCTCTCTTAGAAGATAGTGGATGGTACAAAGCCAATTATAGCATGGCAGACCGTCTTGATTGGGGTCGCAACCAAGGTACTGAATTTGTTACCTCCCCTTGCAATAACTGGAAGGGAGCTTACCATTGCAACACAACACAGTTTTCTGGCTGTACATATAACAGAGAGGCAGAGGGATACTGCCCGATCCTAACATATAGTGGAGACCTCCCTCAGTGGGCGCGATATTTTCCACAAGCTAATAAAG GTGGACAATCCTCATTGGCTGATTATTGCACTTATTTTGTTGCATACTCTGATGGGTCATGTACAGACACTAACAGTGCACGAGCACCTGATAGAATGCTTGGTGAAGTCAGAGGAAGTAACTCTAG ATGTATGGCCTCATCATTAGTGCGCACAGGATTTGTACGAGGTTCTATGACCCAGGGAAATGGTTGTTATCAGCACAGATGTATAAACAATTCTTTAGAG GTTGCTGTGGACGGTGACTGGAAAGTCTGTCCTCGTGCTGGTGGATCCATTCAGTTCCCTGGATTTAATG GCGACTTAATTTGCCCTGCATATTCCGAGCTCTGTAACTCTGACCCAGTATCAGTGTCTGGCCAATGTCCCAATTCATGTAATTTCAATGGAGATTGTGTTGATGAAAGATGCCACTGCTTTCTGGGATTTCATGGTCATGATTGCAGTAGAC GTTCCTGCCCCAGCAATTGCAATAGCAATGGCATGTGCCTTTCCAATGGGATTTGTGAATGTAAAACTGGCTACACCGGCATTGACTGTTCGACTG CTGTGTGTGATGAACAATGCAGCCTTCATGGTGGGGTTTGTGATAATGGAGTTTGTGAATTCCGTTGTTCTGACTATGCCGGATACACGTGCCAGAACAGCTCCATGCTATTATCTAGTCTCTCAGTATGCAAAAATGTACTGGGAAATGATGTATCTGGACAGCATTGTGCACCCAGCGAGCCTAGCATACTACAGCAGTTGGAAGAAGTGGTTGTCATGCCCAACTATAACCGGTTATTCCCTGGGGGGGCTAGGaagttatttaatatatttggtAGCACCTATTGTGACGAGGCTGCTAAACGGCTTGCCTGCTGG ATCTCAATCCAGAAGTGTGACAAGGATGGAGACAACAGGCTTCGGGTATGCCACTCTGCATGCCAATCTTATAATATAGCATGTGGAGCTTCACTTGACTGCTCTGACCAAACCCTCTTCAGCAGTGAGGGTGAGGGGGAGGGTCAGTGCACTGGCTTCGGGGAGACGAAATTGTCATGGTTTAATCGCATGCGAAGTGGTTTTTCTTTGAGAAGTAGTCCCTTGAAAGGAATATCTGTAAGATATAGGCAGCTTTAA